From Gordonia crocea, the proteins below share one genomic window:
- a CDS encoding dihydrofolate reductase family protein has translation MHILRKASHVTPEDLHTLYAYPGDGTWVRANMIASIDGAAGLQGRSGDLAADGDRLVYRVLRDLSDVVVVGAHTALTEGYGQPDGPAFAVVSRYLDIPPDYAPIADPRTVVLTCSAAPTSRREALAAAGAQLVDCGTDTVEPAAIAAECERRGWPHILLEGGPRLLGSFVAADALDDLCLTTSPILLGGTASRPLDHDDELARGMVVAHLLTDEDGYLFARWVRATPTFG, from the coding sequence GTGCACATTCTCCGCAAAGCGAGCCACGTCACACCAGAGGACCTGCATACGTTGTACGCCTACCCCGGCGACGGGACGTGGGTCCGGGCGAACATGATCGCCAGCATCGACGGCGCCGCGGGGTTGCAGGGGCGTTCTGGCGATCTGGCCGCCGACGGCGACCGACTCGTCTACCGGGTCCTGCGGGATCTCTCCGACGTCGTGGTGGTCGGGGCCCACACGGCCCTGACCGAGGGCTACGGCCAACCCGACGGCCCCGCCTTCGCCGTCGTGTCCCGATACTTGGACATCCCGCCCGACTATGCCCCGATCGCCGATCCGCGCACCGTCGTACTCACGTGTTCGGCGGCACCGACGAGTCGGCGGGAGGCGCTGGCCGCCGCCGGGGCGCAGCTGGTCGACTGTGGCACCGACACCGTCGAACCCGCCGCCATCGCCGCCGAATGCGAGCGCCGCGGCTGGCCGCACATCCTGCTCGAGGGCGGCCCCCGGCTGCTGGGTTCCTTCGTCGCCGCCGATGCCCTCGACGACCTGTGCCTGACGACCAGCCCGATCCTGCTCGGCGGCACGGCGAGTCGGCCGCTGGACCACGACGACGAACTCGCCCGCGGGATGGTCGTCGCCCATCTGCTCACCGACGAGGACGGCTATCTGTTCGCCCGATGGGTGCGCGCCACCCCGACGTTCGGGTGA
- the hemQ gene encoding hydrogen peroxide-dependent heme synthase: protein MARLNFDELNNTIRYLMFSVFTVRPADMPADRDAAGAEFSAYLDEVSRDGLVVRGVYDVAGLRGDSDFMIWWHAETIEEIQSAYQRFRRETALGRACDPFWSGAALHRPAEFNKSHIPAFLAGEDPGAYVCVYPFVRSYDWYLLPDEERRTMLADHGMAARGYKDVRANTVPAFALGDYEWILAFEAPELYRIVDLMRDLRATEARRHVRVEIPFFTGPRVEPAALVAALP, encoded by the coding sequence ATGGCACGTTTGAACTTCGACGAACTCAACAACACCATCCGCTACCTGATGTTCTCGGTGTTCACCGTGCGTCCGGCCGATATGCCGGCCGACCGGGACGCGGCCGGCGCCGAGTTCAGCGCCTACCTCGACGAGGTGTCCCGCGACGGCTTGGTGGTCCGGGGTGTGTACGACGTCGCCGGTCTGCGCGGTGACTCCGACTTCATGATCTGGTGGCATGCGGAGACCATCGAGGAAATCCAGTCCGCCTACCAGCGGTTCCGGCGGGAGACCGCGCTCGGTCGGGCCTGCGACCCGTTCTGGAGCGGGGCGGCGCTGCACCGACCGGCCGAGTTCAACAAGAGCCACATCCCGGCGTTCCTGGCGGGGGAGGATCCCGGCGCCTACGTCTGCGTCTATCCGTTCGTCCGGTCCTACGACTGGTACCTGCTGCCCGACGAGGAGCGCCGCACGATGCTGGCGGACCACGGCATGGCGGCCCGCGGCTACAAGGACGTGCGGGCCAACACCGTGCCCGCGTTCGCGCTCGGCGACTACGAGTGGATCCTGGCCTTCGAGGCGCCCGAGCTCTACCGCATCGTCGACCTCATGCGCGATCTGCGTGCCACCGAGGCGCGCCGCCACGTCCGGGTGGAGATCCCCTTCTTCACCGGCCCGCGGGTCGAGCCCGCAGCCCTCGTCGCAGCCCTGCCCTAA
- a CDS encoding alpha/beta fold hydrolase, which translates to MHLHGARLGTAARLLILPLSGLLAVGCAVGPTTGPAVVRDGGSPGVESSTAKQAPPFPALSGVKADVSWRPCPAATVERYGAAPGTGITVQCATMMNQADPGTGGGESVSVPLVRIRASNTPADAAPIVLVTGADLPAPQLALTLAGGPAASALLAKHPLVAVEQRGFLDVDCMTRADRRTLADGGQSGPGDNAKARVQRVAEAARSAADSCTDTLDGNALAFTYALAATDIEALRRTWDVDYLALIGVGSGSRVALSYAAQYPNRVGRLILDSPTPFTGSARDRETTRVRGVEQALDTFTRRCTTNPGCRGRVDNPPAVLKSVLDKARAGTLNGLTDAAVAETVTLRIGLATQPEALRTLVAALAAADRGDTGALAEMTRRTAALQSADGVHVSRCNNVTGTAGINEIEALTGDWAKQYPLVGQTLAVSLAQCTGWGTSAPAPAPTAFAVPPLVFGAGSDPVNGSDPTVLNRLFAAAKTQPVSVSWDGVGYSVVAHSTCAAGIVNEFLAAKALGTARSRACPAE; encoded by the coding sequence ATGCACTTGCACGGCGCGCGCCTGGGCACTGCAGCCCGACTCTTGATCCTGCCCCTGAGTGGCCTGTTGGCCGTCGGATGCGCCGTCGGGCCGACGACCGGACCCGCCGTCGTCCGCGACGGCGGCTCCCCCGGCGTCGAATCCAGCACCGCCAAGCAAGCACCCCCCTTCCCCGCCCTGTCCGGGGTGAAGGCCGACGTGTCCTGGCGCCCCTGCCCCGCGGCAACCGTCGAGCGGTACGGCGCTGCCCCCGGCACCGGCATCACCGTGCAGTGCGCGACGATGATGAACCAGGCCGATCCCGGCACCGGCGGGGGTGAGTCGGTGAGCGTGCCGCTCGTCCGCATCCGGGCATCCAATACGCCGGCCGACGCCGCGCCGATCGTCCTCGTGACCGGGGCGGATCTGCCCGCCCCGCAGCTGGCCCTGACACTGGCCGGCGGACCCGCCGCATCCGCGCTGCTGGCCAAGCACCCGCTGGTCGCGGTCGAACAGCGCGGCTTCCTCGACGTCGACTGTATGACCCGCGCCGATCGCCGCACCCTCGCCGACGGCGGCCAATCCGGCCCCGGCGACAACGCCAAGGCCCGGGTGCAGCGGGTGGCCGAGGCCGCCCGCAGCGCGGCCGACTCCTGCACCGACACGCTCGACGGCAACGCCCTCGCGTTCACCTACGCCTTGGCCGCCACCGACATCGAAGCGCTGCGCCGCACCTGGGACGTCGACTACCTCGCCCTGATCGGCGTCGGGTCGGGCAGCCGCGTGGCCCTCTCCTACGCCGCCCAGTACCCGAACCGGGTGGGTCGGCTCATCCTCGACTCGCCCACCCCGTTCACCGGCTCCGCCAGGGACCGGGAGACCACCCGCGTCCGCGGCGTGGAACAGGCGCTAGACACCTTCACCCGCCGCTGCACCACCAATCCCGGGTGCCGCGGCCGCGTCGACAACCCGCCGGCGGTCCTCAAGTCCGTCTTGGACAAGGCCCGGGCCGGCACGCTCAACGGACTCACCGATGCGGCGGTGGCCGAGACCGTGACACTGCGCATCGGGCTCGCCACCCAACCGGAGGCGCTGCGCACCCTCGTCGCCGCGCTGGCCGCCGCCGACCGCGGCGACACCGGCGCCCTCGCCGAGATGACGCGGCGGACCGCCGCGCTGCAGAGCGCCGACGGGGTGCACGTGAGCCGCTGCAACAACGTGACCGGAACCGCCGGGATCAACGAGATCGAGGCGCTGACCGGCGACTGGGCCAAGCAGTATCCACTGGTAGGCCAGACGTTGGCGGTCTCGCTGGCCCAGTGCACCGGGTGGGGCACCTCCGCCCCGGCCCCGGCCCCGACCGCGTTCGCGGTGCCGCCCCTGGTGTTCGGCGCCGGGTCGGACCCGGTCAACGGCAGCGATCCGACGGTCCTGAACCGCCTCTTCGCCGCTGCGAAGACCCAGCCGGTGTCGGTGTCCTGGGACGGCGTCGGCTACTCCGTGGTCGCCCACAGCACCTGCGCGGCCGGGATCGTCAACGAGTTCCTGGCGGCCAAGGCACTGGGCACCGCGCGCAGCCGGGCCTGCCCCGCCGAATAG
- a CDS encoding glycosyltransferase family 87 protein, with the protein MTIADRYLFPPVSTERIIKAILWPISLMMMFHKSVVLGINGDRTDDFKPVYEAALRFLNNQPVYAESYLTVEPHYLYPPSGTLLMAPIAYIDPERSRWVFIALSVAALVLSAYLLTRLFGYRASSWVFPTVLFFYFLSESVANTLIYTNFNSFVLLSLVLFLWLLKSDRPWLAGIAVGLTIAVKPVLLPVLLLPLLKPRMWRALIPALGIPVVLNLIAWSMVPDTDNFMANTFPYLRETRDYYNSAIGGLGTFYGLYPWLILVLRVMFVAMAAFGVWFLWRYYRDKDEVLWLTASSGILLTTSFLVGPLGQGYYSMLLFPLVMTVIRTGSPMRNWPAWLGVYGCMTFDIYYTIRNPLSEHLPQNWESFGRNMEYLTVTWGWSLLMIAVFFSLLWRYLDLRESQARPLAATVEA; encoded by the coding sequence GTGACGATTGCAGACCGTTACCTGTTCCCGCCGGTATCGACCGAACGCATCATCAAGGCGATCCTCTGGCCGATCAGCCTGATGATGATGTTCCACAAGAGCGTGGTGCTCGGCATCAACGGCGACCGCACCGACGATTTCAAGCCGGTGTACGAGGCGGCGCTGCGATTCCTGAACAACCAGCCGGTGTACGCCGAGAGCTACCTGACGGTGGAACCCCACTACCTGTACCCGCCGTCGGGAACCCTGCTCATGGCCCCGATCGCCTACATCGACCCGGAGCGGTCGCGCTGGGTGTTCATCGCGCTCTCGGTGGCGGCGCTGGTCCTCTCGGCCTACCTGCTGACGCGACTGTTCGGCTACAGGGCGTCGTCCTGGGTGTTTCCCACCGTGCTTTTCTTCTACTTCCTCTCCGAGTCGGTGGCCAACACGCTGATCTACACGAACTTCAACTCGTTCGTGCTGCTGAGCCTGGTGCTGTTCCTGTGGTTGCTGAAATCGGATCGGCCGTGGCTGGCCGGCATCGCGGTCGGCCTGACCATCGCGGTCAAACCCGTGTTGCTGCCGGTGCTGCTGTTGCCGTTGCTCAAGCCCCGGATGTGGCGCGCATTGATCCCGGCGCTGGGCATCCCGGTGGTGCTCAACCTGATCGCCTGGTCGATGGTCCCCGATACCGACAACTTCATGGCGAACACCTTCCCGTACCTGCGCGAGACCCGCGACTACTACAACAGCGCGATCGGCGGCCTCGGCACCTTCTACGGCCTGTACCCGTGGCTGATCCTGGTGCTGCGCGTGATGTTCGTCGCGATGGCCGCCTTCGGGGTCTGGTTCCTCTGGCGCTACTACCGCGACAAGGACGAGGTCCTGTGGTTGACGGCCTCGTCGGGCATCCTGCTGACGACGTCGTTCCTCGTCGGCCCGTTGGGCCAGGGCTACTACTCGATGCTGCTGTTCCCCCTGGTCATGACGGTGATCCGGACGGGCTCCCCGATGCGCAACTGGCCCGCCTGGCTGGGTGTGTACGGGTGCATGACCTTCGACATCTACTACACGATCCGCAACCCGCTCTCCGAGCACCTGCCGCAGAACTGGGAGAGTTTCGGCCGCAACATGGAGTATCTGACGGTCACCTGGGGCTGGTCCCTGCTCATGATCGCCGTCTTCTTCTCGCTGCTGTGGCGCTACCTGGACCTTCGCGAATCCCAGGCCCGGCCGCTCGCGGCTACTGTGGAGGCGTGA
- a CDS encoding HRDC domain-containing protein gives MSTDPAPAPDDAEEAPEPLLAPAQGVPPVIVAPGEFADAARELRAGTGPIALDTERASGFRYSQRAYLVQIRRAGSGTYLIDPIDHPDGLAGVIEALDGPEWVLHAADQDLPCLRELGFTCATLYDTELAGRLLGLHRVNLAAMTAHFLGRGLRKGHGAADWSKRPLPDDWLNYAALDVELLVELRNAMDAQLRDEGKDGWAAQEFAHILTRPAPEPRPDRWRRTSNIHSLRTRRQLAAVRELWLARETLAQARDVAPGRVLPDAAIIDAAQANPTTIDELTRLKVFGGPRQRRHAHRWLSALHRAQALSDDELPPRSTPSTGLPPINRWEQRNPEAAARAAVVRPAIVQIAESVTVPVENLLAPELVRQLCWTGVAATADAVDEALAAGAARPWQRELTRDAIAAALRQL, from the coding sequence ATGTCCACTGATCCCGCTCCGGCCCCCGACGACGCCGAGGAGGCCCCCGAGCCGCTGCTCGCCCCCGCACAGGGCGTTCCCCCGGTCATCGTGGCCCCCGGCGAGTTCGCCGACGCCGCGCGCGAACTGCGCGCCGGCACCGGCCCGATCGCGCTCGACACCGAACGCGCCTCGGGTTTCCGCTACTCCCAACGCGCGTACCTCGTCCAGATCCGCCGTGCGGGCTCGGGCACCTATCTGATCGACCCGATCGACCATCCCGACGGACTCGCCGGGGTCATCGAGGCCCTTGACGGACCCGAGTGGGTGCTGCACGCCGCCGACCAGGACCTGCCGTGTCTGCGCGAACTCGGCTTCACCTGCGCAACGCTCTACGACACCGAGCTCGCCGGTCGGCTGCTCGGCCTGCACCGGGTGAACCTGGCCGCCATGACCGCGCACTTCCTCGGTCGCGGCCTGCGCAAGGGGCACGGCGCCGCCGACTGGTCCAAGCGGCCCCTGCCCGACGACTGGCTCAACTACGCGGCCCTCGACGTCGAGCTGCTGGTCGAGTTGCGCAACGCGATGGACGCGCAGCTGCGCGACGAGGGCAAGGACGGGTGGGCGGCCCAAGAGTTCGCCCACATTCTGACGCGCCCCGCCCCCGAGCCGCGCCCGGACCGGTGGCGGCGCACCTCCAACATCCACAGCCTGCGCACCCGCCGCCAACTCGCGGCGGTCCGCGAGTTGTGGCTGGCCCGCGAAACGCTCGCCCAGGCGCGCGACGTGGCCCCCGGCCGCGTCCTGCCCGATGCGGCCATCATCGATGCGGCGCAGGCCAATCCGACGACCATCGACGAACTGACCCGGCTCAAGGTCTTCGGCGGCCCCCGGCAGCGGCGCCACGCCCACCGCTGGTTGTCCGCCCTCCACCGGGCCCAAGCGCTGTCCGACGACGAGCTGCCGCCGCGCAGCACCCCGTCGACCGGGCTTCCCCCGATCAACCGCTGGGAGCAGCGCAACCCCGAAGCGGCGGCCCGGGCCGCGGTGGTGCGGCCCGCGATTGTCCAGATCGCCGAATCGGTGACGGTCCCGGTGGAGAACCTGCTCGCACCCGAACTCGTGCGGCAGCTGTGCTGGACCGGGGTGGCCGCCACCGCCGACGCCGTCGACGAGGCGTTGGCCGCCGGTGCGGCCCGTCCGTGGCAGCGGGAATTGACCCGCGACGCGATCGCCGCGGCCCTGCGCCAGCTCTAG
- the msrB gene encoding peptide-methionine (R)-S-oxide reductase MsrB: protein MTSDPTDFTALSDEEWAARLTPAEFRVLRRAGTEPAFTGEYTDTKTSGVYRCRACHAELFRSDAKFESHCGWPSFFTPLAGDRIIERRDASAGMVRTEVLCANCGSHLGHVFAGEGYDTPTDLRYCINSVSLTLEPDAE, encoded by the coding sequence GTGACCTCCGATCCGACCGATTTCACCGCACTCTCCGACGAGGAGTGGGCCGCACGCCTGACCCCCGCGGAGTTCCGGGTGCTGCGCCGCGCGGGTACCGAGCCGGCCTTCACCGGCGAGTACACCGACACGAAGACGTCGGGGGTGTACCGCTGTCGGGCGTGCCACGCCGAACTGTTCCGCAGTGACGCCAAGTTCGAGTCGCACTGCGGGTGGCCGTCCTTCTTCACCCCGCTGGCCGGTGACCGCATCATCGAGCGCCGCGACGCCTCTGCGGGAATGGTGCGCACCGAGGTGCTGTGCGCCAACTGCGGCAGCCATCTGGGACACGTGTTCGCCGGCGAGGGGTACGACACCCCCACCGATCTGCGCTACTGCATCAACTCGGTGTCGCTGACGCTGGAACCCGACGCCGAGTAG
- the hemE gene encoding uroporphyrinogen decarboxylase: protein MGAVKPLLAAAAGRRPERRPVWFMRQAGRSLPEYRALRADRGMLEACFDPAMVTEITLQPVRRHDTDGAILFSDIVVPLKAAGIDLDIVAGTGPVIAHPVRTAADVAAIARLEPDAVGAVAAAVSMLRAELDPTPTALIGFAGAPFTLASYLIEGGPSRHYAHTKAMMYGNPELWHDLMGRLVDITVTFLRVQIQAGVQAVQLFDSWAGMLSRRDYEQYVAPHSTRVFAELDGAGAGGAAIPRIHFGVGTGELLVPMARVGADVVGVDWRVPLQEAIGRIGPGPALQGNLDPTVLFAGDEVIAAHVARVIDDADHAIAAGARGHIFNLGHGVLPDTDPDTITRVVDLVHSA from the coding sequence ATGGGGGCGGTCAAGCCCTTACTGGCCGCGGCGGCGGGGCGTCGACCCGAACGCCGACCGGTGTGGTTCATGCGTCAGGCCGGCCGTTCCCTGCCCGAGTACCGGGCGCTGCGCGCCGACCGGGGCATGCTGGAGGCCTGCTTCGACCCGGCGATGGTCACCGAGATCACCCTGCAGCCGGTGCGCCGGCACGACACCGACGGCGCCATCTTGTTCTCCGACATCGTCGTCCCGCTGAAGGCGGCCGGCATCGACCTGGACATCGTGGCCGGGACCGGGCCGGTGATCGCCCACCCGGTGCGCACGGCGGCCGACGTCGCCGCGATCGCCCGCCTCGAACCCGACGCCGTCGGTGCCGTTGCGGCCGCGGTGTCGATGCTGCGGGCCGAGCTCGACCCGACGCCGACCGCGCTCATCGGGTTCGCCGGTGCGCCCTTCACGCTGGCGTCGTACCTGATCGAGGGTGGTCCGAGCCGCCACTACGCCCACACCAAGGCGATGATGTACGGCAACCCCGAGCTCTGGCACGACCTGATGGGGCGCTTGGTGGACATCACCGTCACCTTCCTGCGGGTGCAGATCCAGGCCGGTGTGCAGGCGGTCCAACTCTTCGACTCGTGGGCCGGGATGCTGTCCCGGCGCGACTACGAGCAGTACGTGGCCCCGCACAGCACCCGGGTGTTCGCCGAACTCGACGGTGCCGGTGCCGGCGGCGCGGCGATTCCGCGGATCCACTTCGGGGTCGGGACCGGTGAGTTGCTCGTCCCGATGGCCCGGGTGGGCGCCGATGTCGTCGGCGTCGACTGGCGGGTGCCGCTGCAGGAGGCGATCGGCCGGATCGGCCCCGGCCCGGCGCTGCAGGGCAACCTCGACCCGACGGTGCTGTTCGCCGGTGACGAGGTGATCGCCGCCCACGTCGCGCGGGTCATCGACGACGCCGATCACGCGATCGCCGCCGGCGCCCGCGGCCACATTTTCAACCTCGGCCACGGCGTCCTGCCCGACACCGATCCCGACACCATCACCCGCGTCGTCGATCTGGTGCATTCCGCGTGA
- the zapE gene encoding cell division protein ZapE — MTQHLCDRNPIVAPETLIAEMVPPSTFDDVSFDTYIPSPDEPSQAAALAKARDFAERARKVRGGGGKRGLFSRKSSPAQGIGLYLDGGFGVGKTHLLASIYHSMPGPKAFATFVELTQLVGALGFINTVERLADHTVICIDEFELDDPGDTMLVSRLLTELSGKGVSIATTSNTLPGQLGEGRFAAQDFLREIRKLSSIFEPVRVDGPDYRHRDLPPAPEPRSDDALVELAENTPNATLDDFTALCEHLSTLHPSKYKALVDGVSLVCVSDVTPTTDQSVALRLVVLADRLYDAGVPLTTSGCKLDEIFTEEMLAGGYRKKYLRATSRLLALSRFAEVDAA, encoded by the coding sequence ATGACGCAGCACCTGTGTGATCGCAACCCGATCGTCGCCCCCGAGACCCTCATCGCCGAGATGGTTCCACCGTCGACCTTCGACGATGTCAGCTTCGACACCTACATCCCGAGTCCGGATGAGCCCAGCCAGGCGGCCGCCCTGGCCAAGGCCCGCGACTTCGCCGAGCGCGCCCGCAAGGTGCGCGGCGGCGGCGGCAAGCGGGGCTTGTTCAGCCGCAAGAGCAGCCCGGCGCAGGGGATCGGCCTGTACCTCGACGGCGGGTTCGGCGTCGGCAAGACCCACCTGTTGGCGTCGATCTACCACTCGATGCCCGGACCCAAGGCCTTTGCCACCTTCGTCGAGTTGACCCAGCTCGTCGGTGCGCTCGGATTCATCAACACCGTCGAGCGGCTCGCCGACCACACGGTGATCTGCATCGACGAGTTCGAGCTGGACGACCCCGGCGACACCATGCTCGTCTCGCGGCTGCTGACCGAGCTCAGCGGCAAGGGCGTGTCCATCGCGACCACCTCCAACACCCTGCCGGGACAGCTCGGCGAGGGCCGGTTCGCCGCCCAGGACTTCCTGCGCGAGATCCGCAAGCTGTCGTCGATCTTCGAGCCGGTACGGGTGGATGGCCCCGACTACCGCCACCGCGATCTGCCGCCGGCGCCGGAGCCGCGCTCCGATGATGCGCTGGTCGAGTTGGCGGAGAACACGCCGAACGCGACCCTCGACGATTTCACCGCGCTGTGTGAACACCTGAGCACGCTGCACCCGTCGAAGTACAAGGCGCTGGTGGACGGGGTGTCGCTGGTGTGCGTCTCCGACGTCACGCCGACGACCGACCAGTCGGTGGCGCTGCGCCTGGTGGTCCTGGCCGACCGGTTGTACGACGCCGGCGTCCCGCTGACCACGTCGGGGTGCAAGCTCGACGAGATCTTCACCGAGGAGATGCTGGCCGGCGGGTACCGCAAGAAGT
- a CDS encoding DUF3000 domain-containing protein, translating into MIGSHTTGGENPPNRSGDPADFSLAVESLQAATVRSDIEVSPIRPPQRLAPYSYALGAEVAVPETDDIPTDSSGSAFGRLIVLYDPEGHEAWNGTIRLVAYIQVDMEADLATDPMLPEVAWSWLTDALGVPEGENSSSAHESTGQAPVLTALGGTVTSTTSVRYGDIAGPPRAHQLELRASWTALEVSLNPHLEAFCDVLATAAGLPPTGITALKPTD; encoded by the coding sequence GTGATCGGTTCCCATACCACCGGTGGCGAGAACCCGCCCAACCGCTCGGGCGACCCCGCCGACTTCAGCCTGGCGGTGGAATCGTTGCAGGCCGCGACGGTCCGCTCGGATATCGAGGTCTCCCCCATTCGTCCGCCGCAGCGACTCGCGCCGTACAGCTATGCGCTCGGCGCCGAGGTCGCCGTGCCGGAGACCGACGACATCCCGACCGACTCGTCCGGGTCCGCATTCGGGCGACTCATCGTGCTGTACGACCCGGAGGGACACGAGGCCTGGAACGGCACGATCCGGCTCGTCGCCTATATCCAGGTGGATATGGAAGCCGACTTGGCCACCGACCCGATGCTGCCCGAGGTGGCGTGGAGCTGGTTGACCGACGCGCTCGGCGTTCCCGAGGGGGAGAACTCGTCGTCGGCGCACGAGTCAACCGGGCAGGCACCGGTCCTCACCGCGCTGGGCGGTACCGTCACCTCGACGACCTCCGTCCGCTACGGCGACATCGCCGGCCCGCCGCGCGCCCACCAGTTGGAGCTGCGCGCCTCCTGGACCGCCCTCGAGGTGTCGCTGAACCCCCACCTGGAGGCCTTTTGCGACGTCCTGGCGACGGCTGCCGGCCTTCCCCCCACCGGGATCACCGCACTCAAGCCCACCGACTGA
- a CDS encoding FAD-dependent oxidoreductase yields the protein MSRVAIIGAGLSGLVAAHRLRATLGPAVTIEVFESADRVGGLLHSLPVAGRDTDVGAEAFVLRRPEARALVAELGLDDELVVPSGARPAVWADERLNALPAPAWMGIPAGAEAMADLADADDLRRMAAESTRPLAWTPGEDCSLGAFVADRFGPSVVARSLDPMIGGVYSCLSGDTGLRAVVPALARLLDDGAPSLTAAVAALLPAPDAPRTPVFGALRGGYRRLVDALLDSASAKVRLEHPVARVARTSSGWSVDDDDFDAVVVATPAPVAARQLRTAAPVASEGLAGIATAPSAVVAMAVPHDTPLPELSGVLAATGEELGRGTGPNPVKAVTLSSRKWEHFGGPGADLRLRASFGRLGEPVTGTDAELVATATAAVSQVCGGADVVVVDAAVQRWPGGLPCYAPGHDAVIAAVEAALPAGVAVAGSAYAGVGVPACIGQAGAAAAAVRAHLAAL from the coding sequence GTGAGCCGGGTCGCGATCATCGGAGCCGGGCTCTCCGGCCTGGTCGCGGCCCACCGATTGCGCGCGACGCTGGGCCCTGCCGTGACCATCGAGGTCTTCGAATCGGCCGACCGGGTCGGCGGCCTGCTGCATTCGCTGCCGGTGGCCGGCCGTGACACCGACGTCGGGGCCGAGGCCTTCGTGCTGCGCCGCCCGGAGGCCCGGGCCCTGGTCGCCGAGCTCGGACTCGACGACGAGTTGGTGGTCCCCTCCGGCGCGCGTCCGGCGGTGTGGGCCGACGAGCGGCTCAACGCACTGCCCGCCCCCGCCTGGATGGGGATCCCGGCGGGCGCGGAGGCCATGGCCGACCTCGCCGACGCAGACGACCTGCGACGGATGGCCGCCGAGTCGACGAGGCCGTTGGCCTGGACACCGGGCGAGGACTGCTCGCTGGGTGCATTCGTCGCCGACCGCTTCGGCCCCTCGGTGGTCGCCCGCAGCCTGGACCCGATGATCGGCGGGGTGTACTCGTGCCTGTCGGGCGACACCGGGTTGCGGGCGGTGGTCCCGGCCCTGGCGCGGCTGCTCGACGACGGTGCGCCGAGCTTGACCGCCGCGGTCGCGGCGCTACTGCCGGCGCCGGACGCGCCGCGGACCCCGGTGTTCGGGGCGCTGCGCGGCGGCTACCGGCGGTTGGTCGACGCCTTGCTCGACTCGGCGTCGGCGAAGGTGCGCCTCGAGCATCCGGTGGCCCGGGTGGCGCGGACGTCGTCGGGGTGGTCGGTCGACGACGACGACTTCGACGCGGTGGTGGTGGCCACCCCCGCACCGGTGGCCGCGCGGCAGTTGCGCACCGCCGCCCCGGTCGCATCCGAGGGGCTGGCCGGCATTGCCACCGCGCCGTCGGCGGTCGTGGCGATGGCGGTGCCGCACGACACCCCGTTGCCGGAGCTCTCCGGTGTGTTGGCGGCCACCGGGGAGGAGTTGGGCCGCGGCACCGGCCCGAACCCGGTGAAGGCGGTCACGCTCAGCTCGCGCAAGTGGGAGCACTTTGGCGGCCCCGGCGCCGATCTGCGCCTGCGGGCGTCCTTCGGCCGACTCGGGGAACCGGTGACGGGCACCGACGCCGAACTCGTGGCCACCGCGACCGCGGCCGTGTCGCAGGTGTGCGGGGGCGCCGATGTGGTGGTGGTCGACGCCGCGGTGCAGCGCTGGCCCGGTGGTCTGCCGTGTTATGCGCCCGGACACGACGCCGTCATCGCCGCGGTCGAGGCGGCGCTGCCGGCCGGTGTCGCGGTGGCGGGCTCGGCCTATGCCGGGGTCGGCGTCCCGGCCTGCATCGGTCAGGCGGGCGCCGCCGCGGCCGCTGTTCGCGCGCACCTGGCCGCGTTGTAG